The Chanodichthys erythropterus isolate Z2021 chromosome 5, ASM2448905v1, whole genome shotgun sequence sequence gatgaactaaccctttaagttcctAAATTCTGCTTTTAAAATCTACtaaaaaagtaagtaaataaTTGATAAGACCTGTAGAATGAAAAGAATGAAAAGCAGACAGAAAACACTGTAGGCCtatatgtgtttgtttattttcagaaGAGGCCTTTCTTTCttaaaaataactgaaaatatTGTCAAAAAATGATCTAAAAAAACTTACACCACAAAACCTATATTAATGTATACGGTTATTATGTAGCAAGAATAAGCGTGGTTACTTTGGCAGTTTGCAGTGTTTTTAATGGACGGTAGATGGCGATATTTATCACCAAGTAATAAAAAAGCTGCAGCGCAATacaaataagacagacaatcGCGTATCCACATTTTAGGTAAGATCTAATCTAATTGATTATTTCTACCGAATATGTTGTTAGTCTTCATAAAGTGTATTTTCAGATGTGAATTGGATTGAATTAAGATGACAAAATGTCAATTCACCTTGACCCATTCGAGATACAGCAATTTCAAACCTCTCTCAGCTGGACTGTTGCATCCCAATTTTTGTATAACTACATCGGAATGTATTAAATAGTGGGAAGTATTAGatcatatatatgttttatgtaCATGTATATGTTTTATCTGACACCAATTTACAGGGATTGCCAAACATTTTAATTCATACACCATTAAAGGAAGAAGGAATGTGAGTATTTATgcactaatatgcattaattcttgcttaactaatgcacagataatcatATGTTAATGTATGACTTATGAAGAActaaatcattaattaatgattactgcatcagcaactaataaAGAGTCTATATAATTAATAGATTAAGTAATATATgaattgttattaattaaatgtgtcataatgtattaattccttaataacatattttattaactagCCATGTACTTCAACTTCAAATTGTCTgctttaattaattattagctAATGATTTGCAAATGTATcattatgttatgactttacttgttgaggcacatgactattaactaattATTAAGTAATATGTCATCACGGTTTTGACATCCACGCTTAGCCATGAATTTCAATTTCCAACCATCTACAACTCTGATTCCACTGTACCAGATGAACGGCAAGGTTAAGCTTGAGGTCAAGGATTCAAAAGCAGAACACTGAGAACATGCGGCCAAGACTGAACTCTGTGCAGGACCACTGCAGTGTTATTTCGTAACCCTGTGTCAAGACTGGACAaagacaatagaacccattataatcagtaaCAGTGATGCTTCACTAGATGCGGGGCGACGCTACACGACACAACAAAATGCTACTTCTGTTATGAAGGACAAATGGACTTGCAATGGTCTGTCACATGACTCGATAATGGCCGCGTCCAGTTTAAACACAGTGTAACAGTGGTCAGTAGTTCAGATTCTGGTGTGCTGATATTTGTGTGCAAACACATTCTCTGTCATTACATTTACTGTATGTGCAACTTTTAAAACCCATAAATGACATATTACTTAAcaattagttaatagtcatgtgcctcaacaagtaaagtcataacataatgATACATATTCAAATCATTAgataatgattaattaaagcagacAGCTGGAAGTTGAAGTACAACCCATTGTGGTATTTAAGAcattaatttacacttttagtaaataaaatatgttattaaggAATGAATACATTATGACACATATAATTTATAACAATTCATATATTACTTAATCTATTAATCATATAGACTttattagttgctgatgcagtaatcattaattaatggtttagttcttcatAAGTCATACATTAACATatgattatctgtgcattagttaagcatgaattaatgcataatAGTGcacccgtattgtaaagtgttacccaatttTCATGAAATGTTGCTTTCTTTTTAATCCAGCAAGTTTAGTCCTTATAAAAATCTGACATATGTTTTAatgatttgaaaatgttttcatatcactgctactaaaatatattttagttccaGTGTGTTCTGGCCTCTTATGCTGGCATGGCTGTCATTTTTCTGTACTTTAAAATGAAACCGAAGAAAAAGAAGGCAGTTGctgattattttttgtttgtttctctcCAAGTTCTTTTGCTGTTATTACAGAGCATCTCCATTTATTGTtccactgcaaaaaaaaagaagaaaaaaaagaagaagaagcaatGTGATATCTGAATGTTAAAACAAGAGCAACAATTAAGTCCATAAAACTGTTATGATTAAACAGTCCTGCTaaagcaacattttattttatttcatttgtttattgtcattttatGAAATCTGGGAACATTTTATCAATAACGTATATGAAATTTCACATCTCAAGCTCTTACAGCATTTTGGGAGTACTGGTTTGCCAAGCATGttgtaaatttatttaaaatgatgtaaaaatgtgCTAATACGCACGTTTTGCTGCATCAAATGAAATTCTTGGAGATTTCTAAATAAATATAGAACTTaaagaaaagaggaaaaaagataTGTttccataaataataatattaatgataattaaatatatatggaTTCTTTTGTCTGATTGACTGGCTACAATAAGACTTGACCAGTTAAGTTTAAACATAACAATCAGAAGGGAAAAAGGGTTCAAATAGGCATGAAATTACAAGCACCTTGCTTGACCTAATTACAGTGACTAGCCTCATCTCACCAGATGCCCTATTTTGATGGTGTTGGTGGGGTGGGGGTTAAATTCTCTTCATCTATGGGTCAATGTTTACACAATATGCCACAGTTTTCTGAATGACCTCATTGGTCAATATGCCTTTTCTataaatttgatcaaaaatatctttaaatgtttgtgtttgtagtcAGCAAACTTAAAACTGTTCTCCAAATGgaaatcaacatcagccattgTCTTCTTCTCGGTGGTTATTTGTTTAATGgattatatgtatttaaatgacCACAACAGTTTATACTCAGCTCAAAGATCTTGATGCCATATAGATGAACTTAGATTGAacttactgttaaaattattatGCAGACTCATTCTCATAGGCCTATGGTTTGGCTGTCAGGGTGACATGTTTCAGTAGGAGATTAATCAGTGCAATAGATTGACACTTTTCCTTGTGTTTGGATGATTACACATTCAATTTTTAAGAACATTTTCTCCTCTAAGAATCAATGGTAGCTGCTTCAAGCTTTAAATGAAAATCAGATTTACTAAATCCTGGCTTAAGCTATTAAACTGATAATAGACCTTCTCACTTTCCCCTCTTCAAGATGGAGTAAATCTTTAATCTGCTCAACACTGTCTCAAAGTTACAGGACTAGCTTGTAACATATGGCCTTTTTGCATTGGACAGCCTCGGACTCCAGACAAGCCGATCATGTGAATGAGTGAAAAACAAGGCTGTTCTACATGTCTGGACCAAGCCCCTTAAACAAGACAAGTAGCAGCTGGTCAGCTATGCCAATCTGCAATCAATGAAATCAAACCAGTGGATTGGGCTTATATGCCCAATTGAACAGCAAAATTACTTGTCCAATGCAAAATGACCTGACAGGATGAGTTTATAAGGCTTGAATCCCATTCAGCTGGGACATGAATTATGTAAAAGATCCAGAGATTTAATTTTTGTGCAAAAGCTTGTCACAAACGTACTGATGTATATGATAGTTTGTACCTGCGAGAAAATATGTAAAAGagaaatactttattttttattaaatatatttattattaacattatgtgttataattaatattacattgtgcattttatttacttattatatAGCTGCTTTTTGATAcattaatatgtaaaaaaaaaatatcttgccACTAAACCATAAAAGGTAGCAATGATGATTTATGATCCATGTTTATTCTTCAACAGGCTTATTGGGTGAAACTGTGACTGTCTATGACCATCTGAATCTATTTCTGCTTTATTTGATTCACGTTGAACAGATTGAGATAGACAGCTTGTCGAAGTCTTCTGTCTGTCTCAGTTCTTTTGAGACACTCAAATCAATTATTTATTGTCCCAGAAATGTTTTTTCATATGTTGTTGGCATCAATTTACTCATGTAGTTTATAATCCAGTCTACTAAACATTAtaacttaatttaatttaaatgtaatttcattAAGGTATGAACAATGAACATCaatattaatttatgtaatataatttaAGATATATATGCTAAAATATACTAATATATCAGTATAGTATTATAGtcgaaccaaaaattattcagacatttttgatatttttgatatattctTACTAGTGGGTGGAGGACACTAGTTCATTTATGCTATGTAAGTGatgatagcaaaataaagtaaactgttatgttatgttatacccaaaaattcttcatacagtggactaacagtaaaattgataaaaatttggaaccaaaaattattcagacactttgacctgaccatgttttacTTAAGTgatatctgacataattaagattattaagTTTAACTTTGAGATCTGtgaataaattgtattaatgaatgaaatgttcaatgtGTCTCAATAAAttgtggtttgactgtatatataacaCAATTCATATACAGAACATTATACATTAAAGCTTATATTACAAGGTTAATGTCttcatataaatatacatttgcaTTTTGAGAGCtataatcatataaaataaattggCAAACTCAAATTGATTCCATATAGGCAATGACTTGTAAACAACGTTCTTGCCTAAGAGATGCAAACATGTCATGGTTGCTTAAAGATGCATAATGGTCCTTGTCATCCACCCCTGGTTGTTGCAGTGGCCCTAGCCAGATGGTAAGTTATCTATGTTTGTAACGCATGGTTTCAGTGATAGACCAGCCAAAGTTAATTGGAATGTCATTAAAGTTTGAGTTAATGGGGGTTGGGGTGGGGAGCTAGTTTGAGTGCACTAGTCCTGCTGTTGGATATGTGtgtttcattaataataatggaTGTTTGGATGGAGCAAAAGGGTGGGGCTCCACCTGCTGCCACCTGTTAATACCAGAGCTCTATATAAGCATCGGTCATCCTTATGGCAGACCAGAAGCCTCAAGGATCGCACCACTACTGGATTTACTTCACAACAGGGACAAGAAGGAAATTTTCCACCTCAAAGGATCCGTTTTCAAGACCAGCACTGGCCTTTGAGGACCTTCGGCCCCGAAAGTCATGAAGCCCCGCAGACCGAGCTGTGCAGATTCAGGGTCGGAATCTGACTCCAGAGACCCAGAGAAGTTTGAGAGTGCCATGCGGCGAAGGATGGCGGCCAACGCTcgagagagaaagaggatgCAGGGCCTGAACACCGCATTCGACTGCCTCCGCAAAGTGGTTCCTCAGTGGGGTCAGGACAAGAAACTTTCCAAATATGAAACGCTGCAGATGGCCCTGAGCTACATTATGGCCCTCAACCGAATCCTGACCGACGCCAGCAGACACACGGCTCCTCAGAAAGACTGGCTGGATCTACAGTTTGACAGCCTACAGCCAGAGACCTATTCTTGCTTTATGCGCTATAACTCCCCTGTGGAAAATAACTGTATGCATTCCTCCTTCTCCTATCACTATGAAAGCCTCTAAAGCTCTCACGGACTGATAAGTAATGGCGCGTTTACTTGTATCTTTCTTTGCATAGATACAGGAGTCAGTAAATATCTTTGTATtactatgtaatattttatgtttatggTTCTGGATATCAAGTGTTTTAGCTTTAATAGAGGCATTCTAGGAGTAGAGTTGCTTTGATTGTTgcaaaaaagtatgtttttctgTACAGTTTTAGAAAATCTTCcatcatgcatgcatgcatgagttgataaaaacacagattttcatatttttttattgctttgtaTCAAATCTTTGTGTATAGTGTGTGCTCAGCTAAGTTAAAGCtggaaaacatacaaaaactaCACTGTGGTCTTATTTTGCCAAAATGGCATCCTAAATTGCTGTTCCATTTCTTATTGATTTTTGGTACTAAACccaataagaaaaaaatgaatatggaaggctaataataataaagttaaaataGTATCTTGTAACTATATACGGTGTTTTGTATGGTAGGTGATGTATTTTGAGCTGTAGTTTAAACGggatttaaaatgtgttaaaaatgtcTTGTTTATAGTGCAGTTAATCAGTGCACAAATAAACACTGAAATCAAAGACtttgtgttaatttttttacttcattttaagcatatttattttaaaaaatatataaaataattgtaataaatttataaaaaaatatgtttattttataaaaaataaactaaatttaTAGAGAAGTGTTACTCTATCTACTATACTGTTactgttatatatatttacagtacattaatgatactcatatttttatttactttatattcTATAgcctaatctttttttttaaaactcattttatttaaaaattctcTTTATACTTTTAATGAAATGCACACATTTTCCAACACTTTGAAATCAAATTTTactacagcattttttttttttaaatacaagttCTGTCTAGTGTGCACACTGGACAGATAAACACATTTCGGTGAAGCCCTCTGTGTCCCAAGATAAGACAACACCAAACAAATGTCTCTGCTGTCAGTTCAGTGAAggaataaataatgtttaaagggCTGAATGACGTCACAGTTAAACAGCATGTAACATGTGCTCTTACACTTCTAAAGAGGAAagaaaatgataaaattaaagaaaatccaaatattaaaatgttgttgttgtttttaattcgATATATACCAACAGAATGTCCTTCAGAATTGAAAGATTACCAGGAGagagaagaaaataaaaacatatattttccAGCACAAACTTGACCAAGGCAGTCGATGTAGCCAGTCTTCTAATTTAGATGAGATTAAACTCTTTGCTGTCCAATGACTGTGTATAACTTGTCTTTTCAGTGCTAATGAGGCGTGAACAGCCAGAGCTCGGTCGAAAGCGTGTACATGAAGCGAGATACACCCATCTTAATCCCTTTAGCTTCGGCTGTCATTATGACCAATCATGTCATGATCAGTATGTAGCTACTAATCTCAGTGAAAGACACTATTACAATGGCTTTTAGCCTACTAAATAGACAGCTTAAGGTCAAGAcattgttaattttattttataggcTACAAAAGTCCGTATGTTGTGCAGTCATATTAAATCTGGCACATATTAGCCTACGAATGAGAAACAAATCCATGGTACTTGGAAACATGTAGGCTACCCTAAATATGCTCTCATGGCTGCCTATAATCTCCAAGGGGCCACAAGGGGGTGCTAGGAGATCTCTGGAAAATCTGAGTGGGGGaagtattttaaagggttagttcatccaaaaatggaaattctgtcattaattactcaccgtcatgtcgttccaacatatttttgatgaaatttgagagctctctgactcctccatagacagcaatttaaccaccactttcaaggttcAGAAAGATACTCAAGacgttaaaacagtcaacgtgactgcagtggttcaaccttaatgttatgacacgacgagaatactttttgcacacaaaaacaaaacaaaaataatgattttattcaacaatatcttctctccTTTGTCATTCTCCTACGTTGTTTACGTTCAGtgcatcacatgcatgcatcatgctgctcacatgaacagcttcagccaatactgagctggcgttctgatgtagaacctggaagcactgaaCGTAAACaatgtatgagaatgacacagaacaGAAGATGTATGTCATgttatatatgttttgtttttgcacacaaaaagtatgcTCGACGCTTCTTAAAATTAAGGTTTAACCACTGTAGTGTCACTGTATGCCTTTAATATCTTTCTGGACCATGAAAGTGgtgattaaattgctgtctatcttaatttatgttacgaagatgaatgaaggtcttacaggtttgaaaagacatgaaggtgagtaattaatgacaacatTTGTGGGAGAATTAACCCTTTTATAAATGGGCTATGCAAATTTTTTGGGGGAAAAATCTCTCCCTTTGCTTGCaatgaatgaatgtttaaaaatagtACTTATCTCTATCTTTATATGCAGTGTTCCTTAGCACATTCATTGGTTGATACATTATTTAAGCTTATtttaagctgctttgaaacaacatttcaataaaaattactttacaaataaatgttaatttaattttaattttcaaaaatgtatgatgTATCTTTATTCTAATACACCAATGTCGAGTAAAGTAAATATTGAAACAGAATAGACACTGTAATCTTAATacgaattaaatattttaagataaTATTTCAGTCATTTGTTTTAGATGTATGATGACAGATAGTTTAATTGtggtaaaaatataattactatTTCTTTATTATGAAAATTATCCCTTTTTCAGCAGGTCTAAAACAATGTGATGCAAATTCACATTAGCTGTGCATTGTCAATGACAATCTCAGTTTCCTTAATGGCAGGATTGTGTTTTTAATGGATGTGTGAACAAAAGATGAGCCCCTCCTTCCACAGAACCACTGTCCTGCTCTATTTGAGAGGACTCAAGGAGAAAGGTATAAATACAAGTTGAACCTATCCACAGGCACAAGCTTCACTTGAGTATTTCATGATAAATCCATCTACCTTAACCTCTCAATTTACTACAATGCAACACCTCAATAACCGGGCAGAAAATCAGCTGAGCAGCACCGTAGCGTGCGAACTGGATAACTTTGGGAAAGGAGCCTGGGTGAATCAGGCCTACAGTGGTTCTCCTGCACCCATCAGACGCCCCATCAGCACCATCTACGACCCTCAGCCCATGTTTCACAGCTCTTTGGAGAACATGAACCAACTGAATCTGCCTAACCCCTATTTGGCTGAGGATAAATTGCGAACCCACCCCACTGAGGAGAAGAAGTCTGGATGCTGCTCCTTTTTCTTGAAAGCCATCAAAGGTAAGGGAGGATGCATGCATCTTTATATTTTCCATGATATGATTATTCTAGATTTACTTTAGCACTGTtagcttttatttattattattattattattattattatataccaTGTTTAATATTCAATTATTCCATTTGTTTGAGTGATGCtaatattgttattgttattgttatgaattatatatatatatatataaacccaaaataggtggtaatatatatataaacccaaAAATAGGCAAtttatgttaataaatgtttttttttttaaattttcattcattaaacttattaataaatgtcaatttttttaaaatatattaataactgTTAATTTCCAATATATTTTGGGgtaattttaagcaagcaatacagtcatttttaaacaatagttgagttaaataaaactacccagcaggttgggcaaacaacccaattgctgggtttgtccattttcaacccaatttttgtttttaacccagcagaaatatttttaatatattcagatgtaatattttaaaatcccttttttaaaacttgcaattataactaaataataagtaataaatacattactattttaagttaataaaaataaatgtaagtaaataaataaatatatatatatatatatatataaaaatatatatatatatatatatatatatatatatatatatatatatatatatatatatatatatatatatataaatgtgtttgtttgttttggtttggtAGGACTGTGGGGAACAGCTCTAAGAAAAGACACAAAGGAGAATCCTGAGCTCAATGTCAAAGCAAATCTCAAAGAACTGCTCGTCTACATTGTTTTCCTAGTGGATTTGTGTCTGTGTAAGTATTAGGTCGGTTGTTTGATATATTTATCCTTGTCTCTCTGTCTGAATGTATATTTTTACCAGTTAGGACCACCTGGTGGAGTTTGAAACCACTGTATGGATTAATTGATAATGGATAAATATAGTGCTGTAGCTGTGAATATTAAGGACATACATTAAAACATCAGCATGTGTAAAcgtaaaattgtaaaatgtcATTAGCTTGCTCTTTTGTCTTTTTGATTGTACTGGCTGTAATCCAAACTAATCCCATGGTTTTCTATTATATTGGGCTCCATTATGATCAGAGATGTGTATCAGCCTAAGTGCTTCTTATAAAATGTCCACTGGTCCCCTGTGTAACAACACAGCATTGTCCAGGGGAAAATTAGCCCTGAAAGGAACACAAGCGGGACCCTGCTGTCTTTTACTGATAAGAGCTCAGGTCAGGCAATTGAAGCTTTGTCTGTGCTGGAGTCACATTGTTCAAGAGGGCTATTTGTGTGTGCTCAAACAAATAACCCTCCCCTCATCTGTGCCCGCAGCTTTCATGACGTGAGCACCGCTAATGGATGAAACTTAAATGAAAAGATGTCCTTTATCTGTGTGGAGGGTGAATGCTGTAGCACGTCTGTGCAAAGTTCAATAAACGTTGTTGTGATTGTCGACTGATAATAATCATGTTCTCGTGCAGTGACCTATGGCATGACCAGCAGCGCCACCTACTATTATACAAAAGCTATGACCGATCTCTTTGTGAATTTACCGGGTGGCAGTGGAATCAGCTTTTCCTCTGTTGGCAGCGTGAATGATGTCTGGACTGTGAGTTTTAATGGCTTTTCTTATACTGATGTGAATAAAAATAAGGCTTTAGGTGTATTTATCTATATAAGTAGGCATATTACATCATTTTAATAGCTATAACGTTCTTTTCCTGGTGATTTTTTAAAAGGGTTAGcgcacccaaaaatgaaaataataccattattactcaccctcatgtcgttccacacgcgtaagaccttcgtttatcttcggaacacaaattaaaatattgttgatgaaatcctatggctcagtgaagcctccgTTGCCAGCAATGTTACTGCACCTCAAAGGTgctaaaacatatttgaaacagttacgtgagttcagtggttttattttaatcttatatagcgataagaatactttttgtgcgccaaaaaaaaccctaaataatgaattttcaacaatatatgggccgatttcaaaacactgagctttatgaatcttttgtttcgaattaatgattcggatctcctaacGGCTAAACTACTGatatcacgtgactttggcgctccgagtcactgattcgtttcgtaaagctccgaagcagtgttttgaaatcggccaatATAGATTTTGTTGAAAAatctttattaattaattaattttttttttttttttttgccgcacaaaaattattcttgtcgctttataatattaagatagaaccactgaactcacataactgtttcaaatatgtttttagtaccattatggatcttgagaggtgcaGTAACATTgatggcaatggaggcctcactgagccatcggatttcatcaacaatattttaatttgtgttccgaagatgaacgaaggtcttaacggtgtggaatgacatgagggtgagtaataaattacattattttcatttttgggtgagctaaccctttaaagtaatGATACATTAAattaagtgtaatttattctaaCATAAATTCCAAGTTTTGGCTGTTAttgtttatataattttcatgtttttatgtaaaagtcttaagtatactttattaaatgtttgtttttgcctGACTCTACATTCACTTATTGTCAGCTTTTAGCTAAAACGTTTTTTCTAATATGGttatttgattttaatatttttatttaagcaattttaatgttttaaaatactgttACTGTTTATGTCATATTAATTATTTAGGCCTATTGTAGTTTTAAGTATCTTTATTTAGTATTaacttaataataaatgtttgtcTATTCATGGGACAAATCCAATAGTCTTACTTTGATTTTTCTTGAATCTTTGCAGTACATGGAGGGCCCATTACTTGACAGCCTGTACTGGACTAAGTGGTATAATGATGACCCTCTTCAGAACGAAAATCAGTCCTTTATCTACTATGAGAATTTGTTGTTAGGAGTCCCCCGCATTCGACAGCTCAAAGTGAAGAGCAACTCCTGCAAGGTGCACAAAGACTTTCAGCAGGAGATCTCTGATTGTTTTGATGTGTACAACGACAAGAAGGAGGATGACAGCATGTTTGGACTGATCAACGGAACAGCGTGAGTGACGTTTATGATTAGCAACAGTTGTATTTCTCTCTTCAAGGGTTGAAATGtgttgatttttattaaatataatctcATTTTTCTTCAGCTGGCAGTACCACTCAGAAAAGGAGATCAAAGGGTCAAGTCACTGGGGGTTACTGACCACATACAGCGGAGCAGGATATTACCAAGACCTGGCGAAGACCAAAGAAGAGAGTACTGCTATTCTAAAGGACCTCAAAGACAACCTGTGGCTTGATCGTGGAACTCGAGTTCTTTTCATTGACTTCACGGCATACAATGCTAACATCAATCTCTTCTGTGTTGTAAGGTACTTGACcgaaaataaacattcatttaaaatgttttgcatttgtATGCCCAAAATTATACATTTGGTCTGGTTTGCTAggttagttaataaaattaaatttctaCATCTGTTATTTAAC is a genomic window containing:
- the atoh7 gene encoding transcription factor atoh7, which translates into the protein MKPRRPSCADSGSESDSRDPEKFESAMRRRMAANARERKRMQGLNTAFDCLRKVVPQWGQDKKLSKYETLQMALSYIMALNRILTDASRHTAPQKDWLDLQFDSLQPETYSCFMRYNSPVENNCMHSSFSYHYESL